From a region of the Gossypium raimondii isolate GPD5lz chromosome 10, ASM2569854v1, whole genome shotgun sequence genome:
- the LOC105777868 gene encoding transcription factor bHLH87: MDGLGWNGSEIEAKSLPVWNNQRNDMEDSYFLIPNSSNSFMYGGKMDDLPEDIFYQIQELQKSGNLEDALQQGLCSSPLMSRAYGFSTLNGSVSDIGMPVHSQGINGGDATTTGTLESLDCLISATNSNTDTSVEDDGISMIFSDCKNLWNFAASSAVSSGSENNGSNTGRNEHDEIVSQSSSDRCINNGNLSQTKSSNSSKRKNDQTGLTFGPNCGYFNLLHTDLSATEGGFKLIPDNPPKAKKIRSEKHSSSSNINFQQPASSSVSSSIEEPDPEAIAQMKEMIYRAAAFRPVNLGLEVVEKPKRKNVRISTDPQTVAARQRRERISERIRVLQKLVPGGSKMDTASMLDEAASYLKFLRSQVKALENLGNKLDTMNAPPPSNIAFNHSLPMQTHSFPLLNPNDHIHHSQS; this comes from the coding sequence ATGGATGGCTTGGGATGGAATGGCTCAGAAATTGAAGCAAAATCGTTGCCTGTGTGGAACAATCAGCGAAATGATATGGAAGATAGTTATTTCTTAATTCCCAACTCTTCAAATTCTTTCATGTATGGTGGCAAGATGGATGATCTGCCAGAAGATATATTCTATCAAATTCAAGAACTGCAAAAATCTGGCAACTTGGAGGATGCTTTACAACAAGGGCTTTGCTCTTCTCCTTTGATGAGTAGAGCTTATGGTTTTAGCACGTTAAATGGTTCGGTTTCTGATATTGGCATGCCGGTTCACTCACAAGGCATCAATGGTGGTGATGCTACAACAACAGGAACTCTTGAGTCCCTTGATTGCTTGATCTCTGCTACTAATAGCAACACTGATACATCAGTTGAAGATGATGGGATTTCCATGATTTTCTCTGATTGTAAGAATTTATGGAATTTTGCTGCTAGCAGTGCAGTTTCATCAGGGTCTGAAAACAATGGCTCAAATACGGGAAGAAATGAGCACGATGAAATAGTGTCCCAGAGTTCTTCAGATCGATGCATCAATAATGGAAATCTATCACAAACAAAGTCTAGTAATTCTTCAAAGAGAAAAAATGACCAGACTGGGCTAACATTTGGTCCAAATTGTGGTTACTTCAATCTTCTTCATACTGACCTTTCTGCAACAGAAGGTGGTTTTAAGCTCATCCCTGACAACCCACCAAAAGCAAAGAAAATCAGATCGGAAAAGCATTCGAGCTCATCGAATATCAACTTTCAACAGCCTGCAAGTTCATCAGTTTCTTCTTCCATTGAAGAACCTGATCCAGAGGCCATTGCACAAATGAAAGAGATGATTTATCGAGCTGCAGCGTTCAGGCCTGTGAACTTAGGCTTGGAAGTGGTGGAGAAACCAAAGAGGAAGAACGTGAGGATATCAACCGATCCACAAACTGTTGCAGCAAGGCAAAGGAGGGAGAGGATAAGTGAGAGAATTAGGGTTCTGCAGAAGCTGGTTCCTGGTGGGAGCAAGATGGATACTGCATCAATGCTTGATGAGGCTGCAAGTTATCTAAAGTTCCTTAGGTCCCAAGTCAAGGCACTAGAAAACCTAGGCAACAAGCTTGACACAATGAATGCTCCTCCTCCTTCAAACATTGCTTTCAACCACTCTCTCCCCATGCAAACACATAGCTTTCCACTCCTAAACCCTAATGATCATATTCACCATTCCCAGAGTTGA